The DNA segment ACGAGACCATCGCGGCGGTGGGCTCCAACTGCGGGGTGAGTGACTTGGCCGCCATCTCCAAGGCCAGCGAGCTGTGCAATGCCTACTCCCTGGACACCATCGCTGCTGGCTCGGCGGTGGCCTTCGGCATGGAAGCCTTCGAGCGGGGGCTCTTGACCACGGACGACACCGGCGGGCTGGAGCTGCGTTTCGGCAGCGGCGAGGCCCTGGTGCAGGCGATCGAGCTCATCGCCCGGCGCCAGGGAATCGGTGACTTGCTGGCGGAGGGGCCGGCGCGCGCCGCTGAGAGGCTGGGGCGGGGGGCAGAGCAATTCGCCGTTCACGTCAAGGGTCAGGACCTGCCCATGCACGAGCCCCGGTACAAGCGGGCGCTGGCCATTAGCTACGCCATCTCGCCCACTGGGGCCGATCACTGCCACGCTGTGCACGACACTGGCTACACCGAGCCAGGCGGCTCCCTGGCGAAGGCGGCCGCCATCGGCATCCTGGAGCCCATCCCCCTGGAGAGTCTGGGTCCGGAGAAGGTCCGTTTGACCATCTACGGGACTTTGCAGAACACCCTGTACAACATTCTGGTCACTTGTATGTTCGTTCCGTGGACGCCCGACCAGCAGGTAGAGATCGTGAGAGCTGTCACGGGCTGGAACGCCACCTACTTCGAGCTGATGAAGGCAGCGGAGCGAGCCTTTGCCATGGCTCGGGCCTTCAACTACAGAGAGGGGTTCCGCGCCGAGGATGACAGGCTTCCTCCTCGCTCCCATGGGCCCCGCGCCGAAGGAGCGTTGACGGACGGGGGTATAGACCCGCAGGCGCTGCGCGACGCCCTGGACATGTACTACGCCATGATGGGCTGGAACGAGGATGGCTGCCCGACGCGAGCGCGGCTGGCCGAGCTGGATGTCGCCTGGGTGGCGGACAGGCTGGAGAGCAGGTGAGCCCCGCCCAGGGCGAGGTGCGGGTTACCGTTCGCTTTGGCCACGGGTTGCGTCACGCGGCCGGCGGTGAGCCCCAACGAGAGATGCGGGTGCCGTCCGGCACCCGCATCCGCGATCTCATAGATATGCTCGGCCTGCCGCAGGGAGAAGTCTCCATCGTGAGCCGATACGGAGCTCTTGCCTCTAAGGACGACGTCCTGCGGGATGGCGATGCCATCGGCCTGTACCCACCCATCGGCGGGGGGTGCTAGTCGGCTCTCCTCCCGTTGGAGTCCTGATTTACGATCTCTTGGCGGGCAGCCAGGTACACCGAGCACGAATAGCAGCTGCAATCGTCGGCCGAGCTGTGATCCCAGCAAGGTGCCGTCCGGCTGGCTCGGTCCCGGCAGGCATCACCGTTAGGTGGGTCTCCGTCCATGACCCGCCAGTAGGTGACCATAGCAAGCATCCGTTTGAGCCCCTGCTGGTTGAGCCCCTCGTCGTGGATGAGGTGACGGACGACGCGCACCCATTCCAGGTCGGAGTTGGAGTAGAATCGGCGATT comes from the Anaerolineae bacterium genome and includes:
- a CDS encoding MerR family transcriptional regulator translates to MDQTMSVQVDRKALEDWRPLYTIATAAELLELHPRTLRLYEQAGLIKPARKNNRRFYSNSDLEWVRVVRHLIHDEGLNQQGLKRMLAMVTYWRVMDGDPPNGDACRDRASRTAPCWDHSSADDCSCYSCSVYLAARQEIVNQDSNGRRAD